The genomic region GCTACGATGAATCGCCGCCTGCAACCGCACCAGTCAGCGCACACGGATGCATTTCGCAAACCTGCGCGCTCACGTTGCATTGCAGACTGCGCTTCGCTCCGCGTGCCCCGCTTCTTTGAGTGTCATACTTCGCAGATCGAAGTGCATGACACTCAATTGGCGGTTTGCGGTGCGCTTTGCCGGTTCCTGCGCCTGCTCTCGCTCCGGTCGCAGTGACGGCGGGGTGGACAAGTCACCCCCTACGCCTATCTTTTCAGATTTGGCGATACCTGTTGCGCGCCTTAGCATATTGCGCGCGCCGTTGACATCAGCGTTGATCGCCAGCCCGCATTCAGCGCAGACGTACAGTCCACGCTCGACGCGATTGCTCTTGCGCACACAACCGCAGCCGGAACAGGTTTGCGACGTGTACGCCTCGGAAATCTCGATCACCTCTACGCCATGCTCCTCTCCTTTCCATCTCAACTGCTCGCGAATGCGTCCCTGCGTCCACGCGTGGAATTTCTGGTTGCCGGCGCTGCCAAAATCTTTGTCGGTGCGAATGCCGGTGAGCGCGCCGACCGCCAGCACGCCGACTCCACGCGCAACGCACTGGCGGATCACGTCGGTCGTGAACACATGCACTGCCAATGCGCGCGTGTTGGTCGCTTTGGCCTTGTACGTTTTCGACCGCCGCGACGCAGGCAGGCGCGCCTCCGTGCCGGTGTAGCCCGCCGGCTTGCACGCGGCGGCGCGTTTGTTGGCGAGACGCTGCACGTCGAGCAGGTGACGACCGACATAGAGAATATCGTCATGCTCGAATGCCAGTGCGCCCAGGTTGACGATGCCCAGGTCGAGCGCCGCCACGCCATCGCCGGCACGGGCAGCGGCGGGCTTCGTTGTGATGAGCGACACCTGGTAGCGCCCGCGCTTGAGCGTGGGCGTGACGCGAATCAGGTGAACATTCGCCATTTTGACGCCAGGACGCACATGCACGCGCACGACAACGTGCCGCTCGGCAATGGCGCCGCCGAGCACGGTCAATCGGTAG from Vampirovibrionales bacterium harbors:
- a CDS encoding transposase encodes the protein MQRAVTASISIESGQDALQRGFYNARRLWNELWWCTFGYNERLRWRRGDSWEQYKRRRPTRTWPGKFAVQKIMADFGPYRDLSDRCSSYTIADFDIAMKSWWSNLKRNPDARPPRAVKEDRTLTFEVGRNAKPLGDWRYRLTVLGGAIAERHVVVRVHVRPGVKMANVHLIRVTPTLKRGRYQVSLITTKPAAARAGDGVAALDLGIVNLGALAFEHDDILYVGRHLLDVQRLANKRAAACKPAGYTGTEARLPASRRSKTYKAKATNTRALAVHVFTTDVIRQCVARGVGVLAVGALTGIRTDKDFGSAGNQKFHAWTQGRIREQLRWKGEEHGVEVIEISEAYTSQTCSGCGCVRKSNRVERGLYVCAECGLAINADVNGARNMLRRATGIAKSEKIGVGGDLSTPPSLRPEREQAQEPAKRTANRQLSVMHFDLRSMTLKEAGHAERSAVCNAT